In Populus alba chromosome 4, ASM523922v2, whole genome shotgun sequence, the genomic window AAGTTTAAACAGCAGTAAATATCCAGTCACCAGGCAAACAAGTAGAGGGGagagctttttttgttttgttttgcttcagTGTTAAACTGTTGATGAATGCAGCTGCTTTGATGAATAAACCTCACATGCTTTTGCTCTCTTTTGTGTCAAATGCAATTGTGGATTCTCGTCTGTCATTGATAATCTTCTTAGAATTTGTTGATGCCAAGTTGTCAACATTCCTACATTTGTGTGCGTGGGCGTGTATGtatatttttgcatttaaaCTAGTTCATAAGATATTGCTTTGGGGAAATCACTTCGATTGAAACCTCACAATGGATCTCCATTAAAGAGCAGAAGGTATATAAATGCCATGGTTCTGTCCATTTAAGCCCCACGCATAAGAAGACCCTACTCGACTCTTCCCActcgtaaataaataaatccctTCTATTTCTCATACCTCATTGATCATCCCACTCTTTATCTTACATGACGAggagtatgaaaaaaaattgtcaacaCGCGAGGAGGAAAGAACCTTGAGAGtcttgtaaaataaaatcatgacaAAAGGGAGGGGGGAAAGGATGGTGTCCTTTTTctacaaaaatataaacttaacaaatAAAGCGACAGTCAAAACTTTTTCTATCCATGGGTGCCTGGATTCAGTTTTCTTTGGCAGCTGCAACCTGCTTTGCACCAACAGCGAAAAACTCTGATATCACTTCCAGAGGCATGCCCTTGGTCTCTGGAACTTTCAAGTAGACGAACACAAATGATATGATGCAGACGACTGCATACAAGCCAAAAACACCAGCGAGGCCAACAGATTTgagcatcactgggagtgtATACGTCACAATGATGTCGCAAATCCAGAATGTAAGGGCGCATATGGCTATGCAAAGGCCACGAACACGAGTAGGGAAGATCTCCGCACATAGTATGTTAggaactggcccaaaacccatGACGAAGAAACAGAAGTAGAGCACAACACTAACAGTTGAGATTGATGCATTTACAACACTGCCCAAATCCACCATGCTTCCAAGGACTAACAAAATGAGTGATATGATCAACACAGGGATAGTTGTGAGCAGCAAAGTCCTGCACAGTACAACAGCAGTGAAGACAGGAAAAAAGGGTAGCAACACGGgtattgcttttcttttctttttctttaaattccattagtattttacaatttttttcatctagAAGATACATGAAATTGAGTCCAGACGATTAGACCAtgtaccccccccccccttttccTTAGGCCCTACACATTAACCGATGAGAAGATTACAAATTGTTGGATCAAGAAATGATTGCTTTTTGGGCTTAGCCTTGGACGCATCATTGCGCATCAGTAATCCTCATCACAACAAAAATTTTGTGGATTTAAAGAATAGTATGCTACAATTGCATAGGAAACagtcaaggaaaagaagaaatggAAGTACCTTCTCCCGGAGATGTCCATGAGCCTCATGGCAACAGCTATACAGGGGAGCATCAACAAGGTTGTAAGGGCGCTTATAAGCAGAGATGTAGAAGCTGAACTAAGGCCCAAGTTTGAGAGAAGAACTCCAACTCCTGCCTGCTGAAGAATTTGAGGAGTATAGTAGAGAACCCCGTTTATGCCAGCAAACTGCATAGGCACACAAATTCAGAAGCTAACTTAtgcaaaagtgaaaaaaaaaccttaaagtaACAAAACCACTGTGCTTCAAACTTGAAGGCATGGTTGTCAAAGGGAAAGGAAGAAAATGATGGTTTGAGAGTGAGATATCCATTGGTTTAAAACCATCCCTGCTATTAAAGTTTAGAAAATCTTCCTCTTGAAGAAAACAGAACAAATTCCAAGATCAGTTTGCTACCATTATACCAACAGAGTAGCAGTGAATTAACTTCATAACAAAAAACCAAGAAGATCAGTAATTGTCACCTGCTGAAGTATTTGAAGTCCCACCCCAACAGCTAAGGCATGCTTGACACCTGGTTCAAAAAGATCTCTCCAGCTTGGTCCTCTAGCCACAGTTTCCGATGGGTGGACCATAGCTGGTCCAACTGGATGCTGATTCAAAAGCTCCTTGGGATAAAGAGCTGATTGGCTCACCAAAGCAGCAGCCTGGACGTAATCAGCGTCTGGATGGCCATCAGTACCAGTCAGAGAAACCAGAGATCCACGCCGAGAACCAGGGGCACCCCCTTGATgcaaataaattcttttaaagCCTCCTTCCTTTCCATCTTGGTCTTCTCTCTCGGACCATTTCCATGCAAGCTGCCAACCACCACCAATCCCTGTGCTACCACCTGGCTCTCCATCATTTCCAGGAATCAGAGTCCCGTGTCTCGTGTTTGCCATGCTTCCATTGCCTGGTGGGACCAAGTCCTTATCCATGCTTGTTGTCTGGCGAGAGATCAATGGACTCTGCAAATTGTCATCAGAATCACCGGCATCACCATCAGATGCATAATCCTCACCTTCTCTGGCGTGGCTCTCCACATCCCAATCTTCATTTCTTGGTTGATTCTCTCCTACATTGAACATGCTGCCGAAGTGCGGAAAAAGCATGCTTCTCATGCTTCCTTGTTCAGGGAGCTTCTCGTGGACGCTACCAAAGAGGGTCACAAGAGGATCCATGAGAGGTACATTCTGGTTTGCCATGCTTCCACGCCTAGATGCAAGACCAATAGTACTCTGCCCACTGACAGGTCTGGCAACCCAACTGAGACCTTGTTCAGATCCATATAACTTGATCTGATCCTTGTCAGCGGATATATCATGGTCATCAGTGAAATCATTGGCTGGGCCAATTATGTACTCCTCTATTGATGTGTCAGCCCCAACTCCAAGTCCCTCAACCAGTAAAGCCAGCTCACCTGTTCGTTCAAACAAGATTAGTACCATGAATAGGATATTTCCGTCACTACCAAATTGTGAGAATAAACATCCTAAAATGTAGTGAGTGATTTTACACCATTTCCGCCAAACATGACAGAATACTCAAACTTCAATGTAGAAACAGTTGAGAAGTAAGAGGAAACATTGCAACTTTAGCACCATATAAgcaacaaagagaaaaataaataaataaatagactcTAGTCACCAATCATCTATTGAGTTGCTGTAAATTCAAACACATGGTTCTCTCCTTTAGAAATgctaaaagaaagagaaacgtAATGCTTTGACTTAAATTctgatagaagaaaaaaatacatgacaTGTGGAGTAGCTTAGCAAGGTTTCAGAGGACGTGAAAATGCAAGAGAGAGGAAGAGTCAGTGAAGAAGAGATTGAAAGAGAATTCCCGCACCACATGTGGTAGAGACAGTTAAGTTTAGACCATCCAGTATTTTGTAAGGCAAACAACATTAGAGGAAGCATGGTGCAATTATGAACCGTAGGAGCTATAACTAACATACGATTAGCTATGAAAGAATATGGAGCTACAGAATTCTATATGAAGCAGCAGCTACAATATGGCATAAGTACAGGTATGTTGTCCATGAAATCAAAATGCTGTTCTCTTAAAACTGAAtacattatatttattgatggcACTGATTTTGTAAAGCAAACACAGAAGAGAAAGAACAGAACAGATTACAGCCAAGCAGATTTCTACAAACTTCCTAAAAATGACTATCATAGGCATTGCTCTATGATATGTTTAAAAGGCACACTAATGCAATTGGTCAATAGAACAACAAAAGCATAAAATCACCCTCTAAAGGTACCAAATTTACTGTCTACTGAAATCTTGCTGCCATTTTCCAAGTTTTTGTACAATTAACGTAATCAAACAAGAACCTTTGAATCATGATCCTTCTTGCAATTTACGTTATGatatgatttgtattttattaatattatccaTTAACTAGTTAATGGGGACTAGAATAAGTTTCATTATATTGCAAGGAGTAGAATAGGAAGTGAGCCGAGGCAAAAATAAACCGAAAATAATTTGTAAACGCGTTGTGCTTAGTAATAGTCTAACAACTCAGCGTCAGTGAAAGCAAAACAGATGAAGGCCAAACTGTCAAAGAGGACGATGATCCAAATACAGAAATGGATTGTTTTCCAGCTTTATATAACGCTAAGCCAAAGGATATAAAGAATGGTTGCTTCAACAGGAAGCATAGCACATGAAAGAAGGGAAGCTCTTAAATTTCAGGCCTAAAATCACCCCACATTGAACAGCGAACTTTCATTTTATAACTGATAAAGAATCTACGCGTGCAActtttcataaacaaaattccaacaaattttttattttgctgggACAAATTTCTGCATCCACTAAATTCCCAAAACTATACTTTTTTCCTGCAGAAAGCTTTTACCTTATGTGTCATATCGCCCGTCACTaggcatatcaaaacaatattgctATTAAACTCAAAACCCATGCAGATCATAGTTTGCATCACCAGAAAAAAGTAACTTCTAAAGAGGCAAAACAGAGAGGGCTAACCAGCGACATCTTCCCTGCCACGGAGCCTCTGCAAAACCTTCTTGGCCTCAAGCATCCGCCCTTTGCTCACAAGCCACCTTGGAGACTCAGGCAAGAAAAATACAGTCAATAGGAAATAGAGAATAGAGGGAATAAAAAGAACTCCGAGCATCAATCTCCAACTTGGAGCCTCCATCAAGGACATTCCAAACACCATGCAATATGAGAGAAACATTCCACCAGATCCAGTGAACTGAGGAAGGGTATTCAACAACCCCCTTATTTCAGATGGTGCCGTCTCAGATATATAAACTGGAATTAGAGTAACTGCCAAACCAATGCCAAATCCATCCAAGAGCCTTGCCAGAAGTAGAACATAAACATTGGGAGACCATAGCATTATAAGACCACTAACGAAATAAAGTACAGATGAGATTATCAGCAACGGACGGCGGCCTAGCAAATCAGATACGGGTCCAGAGCACATAGTAATTAAAGTGGCTCCAACAAGTGACATAGCCACGATTAGTCCTTCTATAGCTGGTTCACTTTCCAAATGAAATTccttttttatgtataaaacaGCCCCTGCAGCGGCAAAGGAAAACAGAAAATGACTTAAATCACTCTGCCCAAACATTCATGGCTCTAATTCAGAAGGTCAATTCAAGCAAGATCCAATTATAAACCATTAAAGAGAAGCAAATATCGGTTACTATAAGTCGATCACAAAAACAACTCAAAGCTTGAAAGTGATCCTTTCTTGTGCAAAGAATTACCTTTAAAAGCTGAAGAAACCTTAAAGCATTTTAGGCCATGACAGATAAACTAGGAAATAGATGATCAAAAGGGGAAATTACCTGCGATGGTTGCATTATCCCATCCTTGCAATAAGTTGCCgatagcagcagcaacagctaCAAGCACAGCTCCACTCATCTTCCCTTAAGCCAAGATTTCTTCtggagaaaaaaacaacaaaccaaGCACCCTGAAAGAGAAGATTCCAAATCAGAGATCACATGGTGGAAAGCTTTATTACTCTCCTAATTCAACAAAACTAGATATAATTACAATAGTAGAATTCTCTTGTAAGTTACAAGGATCTCTATTGGGCAGAGAAACAAACCACTGGATCAACACTACCAAACCGATGAACACAACGGAACAAAACAAACTAAAGACTACAttagaaaacaataaacaacGAAAACCCAGACGTCCCAATctaacatgaaaacaaaacaagtggttattttttaaaattaccgaCGTGATGAAGCAAAAGAAGCAGAACCGTTAGATGCGTCCTTTCATGTATTATCAGATGAAGAAAGGGTCATCAAATTCTCTGCAAATTGCAATGACTTGCGTCAAAAAAGTTGTCCTTGGTGATGAttccttctcttttgtttttgtattttgtattataGTTCAGGGCAATGGAATGCAAATAGAGGAAGGAGAGATCTTTCTTAGGTGGCGGATGTAGAAgtgaaaaaggagagaaattttGCAAAAGAGAAGCAAACCAAAGGCCTTCTAAAGTACGACACCTGCCCCCTATGCCTCTATATTTACCCTGCACGTAACCACCTTCCTCGGATGGCTTTTTCTACACATCACTCTCGCTATCAACCCCATCTTAGCATCACCACAAGAAAAGAAGGGGCCTCAATTCTATatattacaaaatttcaaaaagaaaagaaaaatagaaaagttcGAAACTTTA contains:
- the LOC118038888 gene encoding monosaccharide-sensing protein 2, which translates into the protein MSGAVLVAVAAAIGNLLQGWDNATIAGAVLYIKKEFHLESEPAIEGLIVAMSLVGATLITMCSGPVSDLLGRRPLLIISSVLYFVSGLIMLWSPNVYVLLLARLLDGFGIGLAVTLIPVYISETAPSEIRGLLNTLPQFTGSGGMFLSYCMVFGMSLMEAPSWRLMLGVLFIPSILYFLLTVFFLPESPRWLVSKGRMLEAKKVLQRLRGREDVAGELALLVEGLGVGADTSIEEYIIGPANDFTDDHDISADKDQIKLYGSEQGLSWVARPVSGQSTIGLASRRGSMANQNVPLMDPLVTLFGSVHEKLPEQGSMRSMLFPHFGSMFNVGENQPRNEDWDVESHAREGEDYASDGDAGDSDDNLQSPLISRQTTSMDKDLVPPGNGSMANTRHGTLIPGNDGEPGGSTGIGGGWQLAWKWSEREDQDGKEGGFKRIYLHQGGAPGSRRGSLVSLTGTDGHPDADYVQAAALVSQSALYPKELLNQHPVGPAMVHPSETVARGPSWRDLFEPGVKHALAVGVGLQILQQFAGINGVLYYTPQILQQAGVGVLLSNLGLSSASTSLLISALTTLLMLPCIAVAMRLMDISGRRTLLLTTIPVLIISLILLVLGSMVDLGSVVNASISTVSVVLYFCFFVMGFGPVPNILCAEIFPTRVRGLCIAICALTFWICDIIVTYTLPVMLKSVGLAGVFGLYAVVCIISFVFVYLKVPETKGMPLEVISEFFAVGAKQVAAAKEN